The window CAGTCACAGCCTCTATCCACAAGGGCAGTTGAACCGGAGCCACTTTCTGCCCAATGAACTGCCGTTTGTGGATGTCACCCGGCAGCCCAATGGTCATGCTCCATCCCTCCATCGACAGCTCTCCTTTGATAGTCTGGTGATGAATCCTGCTGGTATTCCGAACACCATGGACTACGACATGGACGCGTGGAGTGGTTTGCCCGGCAAACGAGGCACCGGTGAGGGACAGCAGATCAAGATGGAGCCAGATGAGCACCGCTCCCTGCGGGGGGCTGGTGACATGGTGCCGGGTGAACGTGATGTGTTCGACGGACAGAACCCAGGCGGTTGGACCGTGCCGTTCGAAATGAATAATTCGGCAGCAGACCAGAGCATGGGCATCGGGGGCACTATTCTCGACCCCTTCAACAATATCGCCTGTGGTGGGCTGATGATGACACCGAGCCAGCTGGACTGGAAGCCATGAAGCAGGCACcggcctcgggcggcggcattATGCTGCATTTAGGTGTACGTACGCCTAAGATATAATGACTGTGACAACAAGGCCCACCATCGTTCCCCTCACGGGCCATGCATGTGTGATGATCTAGTGCAGGAATCCTTGATGGCGTCAAGATCTGGCAATGGCTTGGTATCATGAACGCCTCTCTATCTATATGCACCAGCACGGTGATGCTACATTGCTTGGTGAATTCAGTCCAATCATTGATCGGTGCCTCAAGCTTCCGCATCGGCGGCTGCACGGCTCTTGCCCGATGATCTCTTTCTCTTTTTACGCGAGCCGCCAACCTCGCCCACCACATTCCCGTCCTGTTCCTTCGCCTCGTCTGCCTTCCTGTCCCTCCTCTTCTTCCTATCGTGCTGTTGCGGTGCCAGCGACGTGTCGGCAGCGTGCTCCTCGGCAAGCAGCTTCTCGAAGCCGTACGAAGGTCCCTCCTTCTCATACTCCTTCCCAAAGACACCCCTGCGCCACTCGCGGAGGCGGGCCTTCTTGCCGAGGCGCTTCCTATCCTTgcgcttcttctcctcgtcgcggaAGGAGGCGAGCTTCTTGAGGCCGACGAAATCGTTGAGGGCCGCATCCGAAGGCGCGAGCAAGATGTCGCGGGCCGTCATGCCGAACGACTGCGGCGACGTCTCGCGGTAGCGGAAGGCGGTGGCGCCAGCGTTGGACTTGAGCAGATGGTGGTCGTTGAGCTCGAGCTTCGAGTCGACGAGGGCTTCGATCTTGGCGCGTTCTTGTCGGACAGCCTTTTGCGACTCGAGACGGGCACGTTTGCGATCTGCCGTCTTGCGCTTCTTGGTCGGTCgagagtcgtcgtcgtcgtcgtcgtcgtcgtcgtcgtcgtcgtcgtcgtcgtcgccctcgtcgtcaagCTCGTCACCTTCGTCGCTGAGCGTCACGCCGGGGACCGCATCGGCATCCTCAAAGTCGGGAATGATGTCCTTGatgtcgatgtcgtcgttCCACTTTGGTTTCTTGGGCCctttcttcttcgccttggCCCCGCCAGAGTCATCGTTCCCGCCCTCACCCTCGGATGCAGCGACATCATCTTCGACGGCATAATAGTCATCGCCAAACCGCTTCtgcatctcctcctcccactTGTCGTTTTCCCAGCCCTCGTCAAGGAAGGCCATCCACTCTTCCTCGGAAAGCTCCTTGCCAACCACGCCAGCGGCTTGCTTGACCTTTCGGAGCTtttcctccgtctcctcgagcttcAATTTTCGTAGACGGGCCTTCTCCTCGTTCCTCTGGCGTCGTTCCTCGTCCTTCTTCTCACGTTCCAGGTCACGCTGGCGTTTTCGGCCAGTCCTCTCCTCACGTCGGACCGATCGTGCGGCGGCAAAGTCTCGAGCGTATGACTTGAGGAACTCGTTGCTCTTGGAGGGATTCTCGAAGCGCAGATTGTACGCGTGCTCCCACTCTTCGGCAACGTCGTCTTGCTCCCCATCGTCCGACTCGAAGGCCTCCCATCTCCCGCCTTCTTCGGGGACCCAGGCACGGGCAGACATGAAGTTGGACAGGAACGTCTCCGGGTCTTTGTCGGCGTTGGCAACATCCAGCTCGGATGCCTTGATGGTTTTGGCTCTTGAGGGATgaacgccgccggcgccggcctttACGGGCTCTTTCCTCTTCAtgaactcgtcgtcggagtcgGAATCGTCGGGTCCATCGGTCCCCTTGGCAGCTTTGAACTCGGAGATGATGGACTTCTTCAGGGCAGCCTGCTCCTGCGAGTACGTCTTGGGAGCGTCCCCCtcttcatcctcgccgcccatgtCGCCGCGCAGCAGCTTGTCCCTCTGGTAGTCGCGTAGAAACACAGGCTTCTCTGCCTTGTCCGTCTTCGCcggcaggccgtcgtcgtcgggcagcTTGACGAAGGTGACCTCCTTGTCATAGACACGGGGGTCCTTTGTCCGAAGGGCGTGCAGAGTGGCGGATATTTGAACATCGAGGTCCTCGGTGGCGAGGAAaccgtcttcgtcttcggTCTCGTCCGATGAGgacgagtcgtcgtcgtcttcctcgcgAGTGTCATTCTTGTACTTGTCTTCCACTGCGGGACTGTCAGTCGGGCGGTATGGGTGATGAGTGAACGACGGCTCATCATAGTTAGCTCTCCTCACGTACGTTTTTGCCGTTCCTCTCGCTTCTTGTTGTGTTCGAATCGCTTCGCGTACTCTTCGTTGACCTTGAACGACGTTCCTTGCAACTGGGCTCCTCCATCATCCGAGTCGGATTCGCTGTCGTCTAACAGATTCATCTTGCTTCGCTTTGGGTCAGCGGTGCCCGATTTGGCGGCGGACGCCGATGCAGCAGCGGACCGAGCCATTCTCGAGGTTTATATCCCAGCAGTTGGCGGCGAAAATCATTTGGTCTCGCGGTCAGCAGTGAAGGCGGGCTGGAGAATTTTTGGCGGGTCCGAGGCTCTCTCATCGGCCCTGGGACAACTttctgccgacgacgaattGAACCCCGCCTGCTCATCAACCTGCAGACGCCGCAGACGCCGCAGACGCCGCAGACGCAGCATGGCCTTAATAGGAGGCAGGTCAGAAATGATTGGTTCAGCAAATTGGCCCACTGCACTCTGTGCAGcacactgtacttgagtaggtAATTtcttacaagtacggagtacagtacaccaactcaatgtaagtaggtaaggGCAGCATGCCGAGTaagcacttacatgtacaagtacattttTTATTTAtcaatacaagtacaagtaaaaaATGGTGCTCCCTTATACATAtacagtacggtacggtACTACGGTACTGCATGTAATTGTAATTCTTTGGCTCGATGAGCTCTCATACATATGTGCACCAACTGCTGGGGGGAGGAGTATTTCCCCCTCCAGAAGTCCCTTTTCCTATTGCTAACGTGGGGAGGATACTTGTTCGGTGATGAAGACATGCAAATGCTTGcccatacaagtacttgtgctgtacggagtacatgcaatgtTTCCAACAACTCACAAGGCACCTTAGGTACcgacagtacggagtacaatactccgtaggtactccgtacagtgctttAGTATCTGCTACAAGTACGGTCACATGTACGAATAtactcaagtacgtactCGCGTACGAGTTGAATACCAAGCAtttattaagtacagtacttacttatgtacGAGCACGCCGTTGAACGTACACTCACTGGTACGAGAAGATGCATCACCTCTTCGTATTGAAAATATTACCGCTGCAAACCCCCATCCAGGATAGGGGATTGGTCCCCCATCGTATTGCACTCGAATTGATTCACCAGCTCGGCCCGGCTGCTGGCTCCATTTAGAGCATGTCGTCTCTGCATTGCGAATGCTGCCACAGTGTGCGAAGATAATTTGTACAGAATATTCGCCAATGAGGCTTGGCATCTTGCACCAGCCCCTATCCGCATCATGGTCTGGCGTTTCTCCGAGTGCCcgacgtgcatgtacttgcgacGCATGCTACCGCTGGTTCAACACCTTTCGTCCGATGCGTTTCCGGGGAAAGCCCCTGCAGgtgagtacttgtgcatacCCGCGCAATCACGGTTCCAGAATCATGCATGTAACATACCGGCAGAGGTGGCTACTGTATGGCgcgtacgtgcatgtacatgcagtgcCGTGCAGTAGTCCTGCGCCCGTTGGATCTTGCTCGAGCTCGGAGGAGTCGATCCTGCCGACAGTCAAGTCACAAGGGCGAGCGATATCGGTCCTCGGGTTGCAATGGACAAGAACACTGCTGTCACTGCTACCTGAAATAGCCCTGGGTCGGATAAAGCGCATCGCAGGATGCGGGGGCTGGCACTATTTACCATGttcaatacggagtactccgtacaagcacggagtacctaccCTGCTGGTGCGTGCAAggtaatagtacttgtatacggagtaccaggaTAAGGAAAAGCCGATCGGGTTCGTCATAGTCGCTACCTCGCCTTCGCAGGTTCGCCCGACTTGGTGCAAGGCATGTTGATACGGACGGCTCTatgcctgtacatgtacgtaaaGCGATACGGCCACGGGCATAGGTGAacacctacggagtgctAGGTACGGCTACAACACCAACGGTACACCTATACATGTAGGGCGAAGGACATGTATAAAGCATGctaggtacaggtacacattgcactccgtacctagcaAGCTTGACTTGCCAGAGCCAACAGTACCTAGCATTAAttctccgtgcaagtactgtatgtacatgtactgtaggtataaGTACTGCGTCGCAAGTAGAGCACAGCACTgagcgctccgtacttgatTGAACTGGGGAACCTACGggaggtgtaagtaagtactagacggagcaagtacagtgtagTACATttactgtgcaagtattagGTGCAAGTCCATCGCAGGCCAACGGTCATTCGCTGCAGCGAATTCAATCGGCAGTGggatagtacggagtacagtaggtgtaagtacttactgtacattgTATCATTGTATTATCATTGTATTATCATTGTAttattgtactccgtattaagtACGGTAATATCAATGGCACTGTTCGGATTAtggctgtacatgtactccgtacttacttgtactactTTCTTGCTTGGTCAAGTTCTTGCGGAGTAGAGTAATTACTACCACAGTCGGACCCGAGTCTGTCTCCACCCAAAACCCACCCCGTTTATCTGAGAGGATTGTCTGGCCATGATGAGGCTACCATGCTGGGATTATACTGGGAGATAAATACTCCTTCAGGCCGGCTGATAGAGCAGTGGCGGGGAATTCTCTCGCAACAATTTGCGGTATCGGCCCACTGCCACGTTCCTACCCACCCACGACCACGTTTACGTTTACGAGTGTGGAGTGGTAGATTATGGTCAGCGTTGAATGCCACTCCGTTCTCGCCCTCGTAATCGGGGCCCTGCCGTGGCGCGGTGCGACGGCGCAACGGTGCTAAGGCGCTACGGTGCAACGGTGCAAGGCGCCACGGTGCACTGGTGCTACGGTGCCATGGTACGGGCAGGTATTCCAGGTAGATTTGCAGGGCACGTGCAGGTGCGCATGCCCTGTAAATCGGTGCAGGCGTACGCTGTAATCTTTCTGGCAGTGCACGTCATGCTTGAGTACAGCGCACGTCGGGTCATGCTCGCAAGGAGATGACGCCACGGACAGGAGAGGAGCTCGCAACGAGCCCTGCATCGGTCAGTCAAGGGCCATCGTGTCGGAGGACTTGGGGCTGGTGCCGCCGCAGATTCATCTGAAGGTGTAGCCGCAGAAGCAACAGCAAATTCAACTTGAATCCGTGCAAGGAGGAAGCGGAAGACGGGAAATCGGTACGATGGGATGTGAACAACTGCGCTTTGGCCATTCGCCCTTCCAAACGGCAACATCTCCCGCTCCTCATGAGGGGGGGGGCCGTTCTCAGGCCACACCAGTCTTGACCACTTCGGGCTTGAAGTTGCATCTTCATGGCTTCGCATTGCGAGCTGGACCGATGGGTAAGCGCTCGTGGGGGCCTCCACCCACCGATAGCAAACTCGTCCTCATCTCCGCATCCTTCTCGCTGCAACGTGGACTTGCCCGTCGTCTTCCGCCTCCCGCTTTCCGCCCGCCCCAGCGTCTGCGCATGCTCGCGCCGTGTTTCGgcgcgccggcctcgctTGGAGCAACGGCGACTCCGCTTCTGATCGCCATCGGGCGGAACATGCGTACGAGGTCGATCACGACAGTGCCTCCGGGTCCGGAGTAGGGGTGACGGGTCAGGATGTGTCATCACGAATCGTCTCAGGCCTTGGCCAGATCTGGCAAGGCTTAGTGAGTGCCCCATGGCGAGTGGGAAAGCCAAaggtacccaagtacttgaggCTACGGCACGTGGCGTCGTTGAACAAGGTACCCGGTATTGATATCCACCAgaattacggagcaccggCGTCGTCTAATAAAATACCGAAACGCTTAACGGCCTCGCAGCGCCACCAGCTGGCTCCTCAACAAGTACCTGTTCAAAGGCGATTGCACTTGAGTACTTTCGCacatttacagtacagtacttgtgcttccCTGCGTAGGGGTGCAAGCACAGGTAGCAGTAACCTCTTCGAATGATCATCTACAGAGTGCTCCGAACTGTACTCGTATTCAGCAAGGACTGCTCCGGTGTACTTAAGAACAGTAGgcgtgctgcaagtacaaccaactatattacttacaagtacagtacggagtcgCGCCTGTACAATTGTGCCATGccacctacaagtacctactagtgTCCCGCACatggaagtactgtacactactacccgcaagtacttgagcacagtacttacttactgtcggtaagtaggtacggagcacagcacagtacatgccAATGATaccatacatgtacatgccgtGGTCGACCAGGACCTGTCCATACAtggttgtaagtacttgcatacatGAGTATGTATAGgtagtgtacggagtataccaAGTATGTACGTACCTGCATACTCGGTACCCCAGCCTCAGATTTAACAATCGACGTGGGTCCGCCATCCTCCattcggcctcggctccgcGAAGCTACCACCGAGACTGGCAGAGGGATCAGGATGACCCCGAATAATAATTAatagtgcatgtacctatATGAGATggttaagtacttgcagtatgtacttacttacacgcAAGTACGAAGCACGCCATAGTACGGTTGAACAGTGCAAGCAATGGTTGCCACGCCTGCTTGCCAACGCACTTCCGACTTCCGCAAGGtatactcaagtacatgcacagtacagtacatagtcgtacacctacatgtgcgtatttgcatactgtactccgtacttgtaccgaaATAGGAATCCCGGGGAACCAAGGAATAGTGGGTGTTCTATCGGAAGATGGCATGCGTCCATGACGTTATCTGAACTCGTATTCGTGTACGGGTACGAGTGGTAATCTGAAGGCAATTTTTGTGCTCGTACctgtgcactgtacaagtgcgtACGGTTAGCTGGCGGTagcggtggtgatggtgtgGTGGTAGTagtgatggtggtggtggtagtagtgatggtggtggcggtagtggtggtggtggcaggagtgcatgtacttggtcgtcgtcaaggTAATGCAAATATTATCAGTTGGTAGTATCAAGTGCACAAGTAATAGCGCAGAGCCGTCCGACTCGTATCTACCAAAGTTCGGGCTTgtctagctacagtacagtacctgtacgagCTCAAATGGACAGGTGACAAATATTGTGGATGCTCCGGCGGGAACTATACGCAAACGCGTTATGCAATCTCCTCCAAGGACGATATGCTTGTGCGACTTCTCCCTCACATGCTTGCGCCTGTACGTAATAACGCATCTGCtcgtgtaagtacttgtcctCGTGCCCGCTTggtacttgcctgtacttgcttgagTACACGACGTCACGGAGGGCGGAGGCGGTACCGGTCAAGGCACGGGCGATAAGGGGGCAAAAGCTATAAAGAAGACGAAGCCAACCACGGCGTACccatacatgtacctgcCATATTGCTcacttgcaagtgcaccATCAATCGAACAAGTACACGCTCTCTACCGCGTACACGCTCTGCCTTGACTTCTTCCTCTGCTTCCTTCCTTCATTCCCTCCTTCAtttccatccatccatccatccctctCGCCACTCGCCGTCTCCCTTCCAACCTCGGACACAGCATCAAGCGGGACAGAGCAGGACCAGCCAAGATCCGCTCGACGCTCGTCCAAGGCCCCAAGAAAATGCTCCCCACATCCTTCCTATCCGCCGTCTtggcgctcgtcgccgtcgcctcggccgtgcctCAGGTGGAGATACGAGGACTTCGGACGCAGAAGCGCTACGCCTACGTCTGCATCAGGAACAACTCGCCACAGCGTCTGAGGAACGTCACCCTCTTCCACAAGTACAGCGACGtctacaagcacaagcaagACTGGCCCATCGCCGAGAAGAGAGGGTGCAGTTCGCCTCAGATGAAGGTCGAGTACGACACCGGCTTGTtcaccctcggccgcgactGGTGGATGCTCGCcttcaccgccgacgactcTCGCACAATCTACCTCACGACGCCGAAGAACGCACGCGGCCTATTCGACTGGCTTGATAGGATCTTTCCCACCTTTGCCATCATCACGTcgggcaccgtcgtctccctcgccACCATGGCGCACCCGGTCCTTTCCTTCGTCTCGGGTTCCGCCACCTCCATCGCCATGAGGATCATTACCGACCAGATATTCAACGCCGAGACGACCGCCGGCTACAAGCAACACATTCTCAGGGAGTCGGACGCCATGAAGCTGATGGAGATTGTCATCAATGCCGATTACACCGTCACCTTCAAGTCGAAGTCCGGCATCTCTAGAACAATCACCACCTCGGCACCCAGCGTTCCCGATGAAGCGCCGCCGGAAAACTGATGAAGCCCTTGATCCATACAACGTGTGGCTTCCTGTTCTCGCTCCCAAAAGCCTGGTCTTGCTTGCCTTTGCAATGATGGCGTTGCTGCTGGGACGGCACAGTAACGTCTTTGCCCCGAGCTCCTGCTGGTGGTCGCAGCTCGAACCCGGACACTTCCTTCCTGTGAATCTCTTCGTTTccttcttcttttttttCCCTTTTTTTCAGACCTCGATATGGGCATCTGTTGGAATGTCATCTACTTCTTTGCATGTGCGCTGTACTTTTTTTTATTGCGGAATACGCGAACGGATATCTATTCTTGGAGTTTTAGCGTTTGTACCTGAACGCAGGTACCGAGAACTAAGTAGGTCTCAGCAGTGTTACTCAGCACCTGGGTAACTTGTAACAtggcatgtactgtacggatagCATGAAACAACCATAGCAATACATCATATGcagtacatacatgcaagtacggtacgtACTCTTTTGTGTGTGTGAACGGTTTCGCTCATTGCACTCGTGCGTATGAACTCGAATGGCGGATGAGGCATGCTACCTGTGccaaccaagtacttactcgacGCATGCACATACAAGTGCTGTGCTGCGTATTTCGGAAATTCGCAGTTCGATGCCGCTATCGTTTCATGGGACATCAGTGCACTCACTGCtacttatactgtacagtactccgtactgtgtgATTACTTGCTGCTGATACAAATCTGCGGCGCAACAATGCGCAAatgcacagtaagtaagtacttactgcacttgcaagtgcaagtacctgtacttgctactCGGAGAGCGAACCCAGCGAAGAAAAAGCGAGTGGCGGGGATTACGGTTGCAGTGCGTCAACGCCGCATTACTGCACTAGTACCTGTGCGtgtccaagtacagcactccctactccgtacagtacatgtactgtacttgcttaaaACCGTACCAACCAGGCACGAGCGACAGGTCCCCACGTGACCGTGCGTACCCATCAAGGACCGGTTATTACTGTAATACTCTCCGACAACTCGAATTACTCGCTGCCCAGACTCCGTGCCGTAATACACCAACCCACCCACGTTACCTACCCACTTCCTTCCCAGGCATTACTGTACGAGTAGCGCAACTTCAGCATCGCAGTGCCACCACACAACCATCGCACCGGCCAGCAGGTTTTTTTGGAGAATCATCGCCAACACT of the Drechmeria coniospora strain ARSEF 6962 chromosome 01, whole genome shotgun sequence genome contains:
- a CDS encoding ribosome biogenesis protein Kri1; the encoded protein is MARSAAASASAAKSGTADPKRSKMNLLDDSESDSDDGGAQLQGTSFKVNEEYAKRFEHNKKREERQKLEDKYKNDTREEDDDDSSSSDETEDEDGFLATEDLDVQISATLHALRTKDPRVYDKEVTFVKLPDDDGLPAKTDKAEKPVFLRDYQRDKLLRGDMGGEDEEGDAPKTYSQEQAALKKSIISEFKAAKGTDGPDDSDSDDEFMKRKEPVKAGAGGVHPSRAKTIKASELDVANADKDPETFLSNFMSARAWVPEEGGRWEAFESDDGEQDDVAEEWEHAYNLRFENPSKSNEFLKSYARDFAAARSVRREERTGRKRQRDLEREKKDEERRQRNEEKARLRKLKLEETEEKLRKVKQAAGVVGKELSEEEWMAFLDEGWENDKWEEEMQKRFGDDYYAVEDDVAASEGEGGNDDSGGAKAKKKGPKKPKWNDDIDIKDIIPDFEDADAVPGVTLSDEGDELDDEGDDDDDDDDDDDDDDDDSRPTKKRKTADRKRARLESQKAVRQERAKIEALVDSKLELNDHHLLKSNAGATAFRYRETSPQSFGMTARDILLAPSDAALNDFVGLKKLASFRDEEKKRKDRKRLGKKARLREWRRGVFGKEYEKEGPSYGFEKLLAEEHAADTSLAPQQHDRKKRRDRKADEAKEQDGNVVGEVGGSRKKRKRSSGKSRAAADAEA